The Hordeum vulgare subsp. vulgare chromosome 7H, MorexV3_pseudomolecules_assembly, whole genome shotgun sequence DNA window tcaacaaaataggatagaactgactacattagttagttagcttattattttaataaatcaacattattataaaaagattaaaagcgtgtgttcTGAAACTTAAAGCGCGTTGGTCCCATGAATCATTTATATCTATacctacctaataataaagcggctattgcttccgtcggaaaacccaccacgacatttttataataaaGCCCCTgtgatttttgttattcaacccgcgctccatcatttactgcaacacaaaaggaaaaaatgattcgctgcaaaaattatacccgtacgcatcgcctcctcccgtcgaccctggaccatcctggcctgtgcccaggccgccgccacaccactcgccgtcgtggccgacctcaaccgccaccgctgtcgatctcaacccacccgcctccgcggttgtacctctccccgctcactgcccccgttacggcgctcgagcgcatcgcgtcgatccctggtccaccctggcctgtgaccAGGCCGCTGTCACACCACtcgtcgccgcggccgacctcaaccaccactgctgtcgatctcaacccacccgcctccgcggtcgtatctCTGcctgcttgctgcccccgtttcggcgctcgagcatagcttttggatcaaatcaacgcgacagctacagagacttgggatgatgcgtctgctcgatgcagaacggcggcggcgcgcggataagccgcggcggagcgaagtacttgcaggtggaggcgggcctccatggctcacacggagaactccgaggttatggcgcggcaacgacgactccttatggccacatagaggcgcctaaccccttgctcccctcatcgtatcccctcctccggtaggaactcatcatctggtgagatcccctccacatgcctccaaccgtgtgccaagcaccggcaagaaattttgttttgtgggaatttgttttgctgatgaatgaatgtattgaatgtaagattgcattgttatatagagagagaatggaacaccaccttcagtttgtcatctgatcccacattctctaccccatgagtggaataagataacagtccattgatcaattcaggtagcctctttgttttgctttgtttgtcccgctcaatttctcatcatggtggaattaacaatggacgggttgatttttcaacaaaataggataggactgactacattagttagttagcttattattttaataaatcaacattattataaaaagattaaaagcgtgtggtatttttttctcccgttgcaacgcacgggtccttttgctagtttttactagtaataataaagcgcagagcgcttctgtcgtccgtcacgGCGTTTTTGCAGAAAAGCCCTTGTCGTTTCAGGTAATTAACCCATAGTCCTTCTGTAAGTCGGGTCGAAcctttttttactttttatgaAAAAAAACCCTGTATTTAATCCGAACTAACCCGCGGTCCGCCCTCCTCCAGCGCCGCCGCTTCGACTCCGCGCTCCGCCCGTCCCCCACCTTCCGCGGCTTCTCCCCGGCCTCCATCGCCTCCTCGCTCGCCGCCATCCCGCGCCTCATCCTCCCGCGCTCCGCGGGCCGCCTCTGCCCACAGCGGCCCTTCCCCTCCCCGTCCTTCTCCTACCACCGTCGAGTCGCCGCCGCGCTCACCCTCGCCTTCCTCAACTGGTCCCACTCCGACGCCAGCCCGCGCACAGTCCCGCTCACAGAGGCCCCGCTCCGCGTCGCCGCGCTCTCCCTCGCCCGCGCCCGCGCGCTCCCCGCGCTCTTCAGcctcctccgcgagcacgccccGCTCGTCTCCACCGCCGCGCTCACCGACGTCATCCGCCCGCTCGGCGAGGAGGGCCTCCCGCGCCAGGCCCTCGCCGCCTTCCACCGCGCGCGCCAGCTCCGGTGCTCCCCAGACGCGCAGTGCTACAACACGTTGCTCGCCGTGCTGTGCCGGAACGGCCGGTTCAAGGATGCCAGGTTCCTGCTCGACCAGATGGAGCGCCCCGGCGCGCGCTGCAAGCCTGACTCCTACACCTACACAGTGCTCATTTCCTGGTACTGCCGGATCGGGGCGGGGACCGGGTGCCGGAAGGCCGCCAGGAGAAGGATCTACGAGGCCGGCAGGCTGTTCCGGAGGATGGGGGAGAAGGGGCTGGAGCCTGACGTTGTGGCCTACAACTGCTATATCAATGGTCTGTGCAAGACGTAACGCGTGGAGCGTGCGCACGAGGTGTTTGACGAAATGGTGAAGAAGGGGTGCATGCCAAACAGGGTGACATACAACTCGTTTGTGAGGTATCATTATGTGTCCACTTTTGTGATATTAACTGCGGGCATCTAAAGATGTAGAGTTTGCTTGCTTGCACTGTTCATAAACTTTATTAATGCAATTGTCACTATGATGAAAGTGAGTTCCCAAGTTATTTGAAGTTTTTCTCTCTTGGTTTGTTACAGAATGATTCACAATCACTCGGGAATTAATTGGAACGGGAGGACAATATGTAGTTCTTTTGTACTGTTACTCATGCGTAGATTTAGAATTGGTTTATTTCTTCGAAATACTATCTTATTCTTCATAGTTCCTATGCATGTTGTTGTAACCCTGGTTATGCTGCTTTCAGAAGATGGTGGGAAAATTGAACAAGAAAACCATGGAGATGCAAATCCATTACCATCCCAAGAGTTGGGCAAAATAGTTAATGGGACTAAAAAGGTTTGACCTATCTACACTCAATAGTATTACCAACAATCTAGCGATGCTTCTGTGCAAAATGCAGGTTCCTGCTACATTAGATGACTATAGAAAGCTTGTAGTTCCAGTAATTGAGGAGTATTATAGTACAGGAGATGTGGAACTGGCAGTTTCTGAGCTAAGGAGTCTTGGATCCGATCAGTTTCACAATTACTTTGTGAAAAAGCTCATATCCATGGCAATGGACCGCCAtgataaagaaaaagaaatgtcATCAATTCTGATGTCTGCCTTGTATGCTGATCTATTGGACTCCTCCAAGATGAGTGAAGGTTTTATGATGCTTCTAGAGTCAACAGAAGATCTATCTGTGGATATACCAGACGCTGTTGATGTCTTGGCTGTTTTTGTGGCACGTGCCATTGTTGATGAAATATTGCCTCCCGTTTTTCTCACTCGGGCCAGAGCATTGCTTCCAGAATcttcaaaaggtattgaagttctGCAGGTTGCTGAGAAGAGTTACTTGTCAGCTCCTCACCATGCGGAGTTAGTTGAACGCATGTGGGGCGGGAGCACACACTTTACTGTAGAAGAGGTGAAAAAGAGGATCCAGGATATTCTGAGAGAGTACATTGAGAGTGGTGATACAGATGAAGCCTTTAGGTGCATAAGGGAGCTGGGCCTTCCATTCTTCCATCACGAGGTTGTGAAACGTGCTCTCATCCTTGGTATGGAGAATCTATCGTCGCAACCATTAATCCTGAAGTTGTTGAAGGAATCAACGACGGGTTGTTTGATCAGTTCTAATCAAGTGTCGAAGGGTTTTTCTAGGGCTGCTGAGAGTGTTGATGACCTGAGCCTTGATGTTCCTTCAGCCAAAACGCTTTTTGACAAGCTGCTTTCAGCAGCCATATCTGAAGGGTGGCTTGATGCTTCATTCTGTAAATCTGCTGCACCTGATGAAGATATGTGGAATGCAAGCAGTGAAAAGGTCAAGCGTTTCAAAGAAGAATCTGATCACATAATTCAGGAGTATTTCCTCTCCGATGACGTCCCAGAACTTATTAGAAGCCTTCAAGAGCTTTCTGCCCCTGAATACAACGCCATGTTCCTCAAGAAGCTCATCACTCTTGCTATGGACAGGAAGAACAGGGAGAAGGAGATGGCTTCTGTACTTCTTTCTTCGCTCAGCTTGGAACTATTTTCCACAGGTGATATCATGAAGGGATTCATAATGCTTCTGCAGTCAGCAGAAGACACTGCCCTTGACATTGTGGGTGCTCCCCGGACGCGCAGTCCTACAACACGTTGCTCGCCGCGCTGTGCCGGAACGGCCGGTTCAAGGATGCCAGGTTCCTGCTCGACCAGATGGAGCGCCCCGGCGCGCGCTGCAAGCCTGACTCCTACACCTACACAGTGCTCATTTCCTGGTACTGCCGGATCGGGGCGGGGACCGGGTGCCGGAAGGCCGCCAGGAGAAGGATCTACGAGGCCGGCAGGCTGTTCCGGAGGATGGGGGAGAAGGGGCTGGAGCCTGACGTTGTGACCTACAACTGCTATATCAATGGTCTGTGCAAGACGTACCACGTGGAGCGTGCGCACGAGGTGTTTGACGAAATGGTGAAGAAGGGGTGCATGCCAAACAGGGTGACATACAACTCGATTGTGAGGTATTATAGTGCGGTGAATAAGGTTGACAAGGCTATTGGGTGGATGAGGGACATGGTGGTGAGTGGGCATGGGGTGGCGACATCAAGCACATACACCAAATCTTCATACGTTTATAGAACTTCAGTTATTATCTCATGCTATCCATCCTTGAATTATTTAACCTACATCCAAACATCAATTTGATAGTATGTAAGCATGGCTTATGTTGATTTTCAGTCCTCTCAAATCTATAAGCGTGTTTTTCAAGGAATGTTGTTAATGTGGCATACCATTTTAAATGGGGATGCAGTAAAATGTGAAGAGATCTCAAATGCTGATTCTCCTAACCTATTGAATGTACTAAAGTTCAGAACATAGGGTATTGATAAAATGATGATGCAAAAGCAAACATATTGTTAATGCTCTGGCTTACCTTTCAAAGTACAACAATGTCCATTAATACATATGATAAGGAAACAAATAAACCGTTATTTCTTATGTAACTTAAGAAGATCTTGATTGGATGTTTTGAATAACTGAACAAGGAGAAACTACTTTTGGCTCTACTTTCATGTGGTTCCGTAGCGTAGCACGGGCATTTTACTAGTCCTCAATACAGAAAGAAACAAAgttcgtccccccccccccccccccaaaaaaataaGAGACAAAGTTCAGAATTTTCTTGTGTGTT harbors:
- the LOC123413464 gene encoding MA3 DOMAIN-CONTAINING TRANSLATION REGULATORY FACTOR 1-like, producing MERPGARCKPDSYTYTVLISWYCRIGAGTGCRKAARRRIYEAGRLFRRMGEKGLEPDVVAYNCYINVPMHVVVTLVMLLSEDGGKIEQENHGDANPLPSQELGKIVNGTKKVPATLDDYRKLVVPVIEEYYSTGDVELAVSELRSLGSDQFHNYFVKKLISMAMDRHDKEKEMSSILMSALYADLLDSSKMSEGFMMLLESTEDLSVDIPDAVDVLAVFVARAIVDEILPPVFLTRARALLPESSKGIEVLQVAEKSYLSAPHHAELVERMWGGSTHFTVEEVKKRIQDILREYIESGDTDEAFRCIRELGLPFFHHEVVKRALILGMENLSSQPLILKLLKESTTGCLISSNQVSKGFSRAAESVDDLSLDVPSAKTLFDKLLSAAISEGWLDASFCKSAAPDEDMWNASSEKVKRFKEESDHIIQEYFLSDDVPELIRSLQELSAPEYNAMFLKKLITLAMDRKNREKEMASVLLSSLSLELFSTGDIMKGFIMLLQSAEDTALDIVGA
- the LOC123409450 gene encoding pentatricopeptide repeat-containing protein At1g77405-like; the protein is NPRSALLQRRRFDSALRPSPTFRGFSPASIASSLAAIPRLILPRSAGRLCPQRPFPSPSFSYHRRVAAALTLAFLNWSHSDASPRTVPLTEAPLRVAALSLARARALPALFSLLREHAPLVSTAALTDVIRPLGEEGLPRQALAAFHRARQLRCSPDAQCYNTLLAVLCRNGRFKDARFLLDQMERPGARCKPDSYTYTVLISWYCRIGAGTGCRKAARRRIYEAGRLFRRMGEKGLEPDVVTYNCYINGLCKTYHVERAHEVFDEMVKKGCMPNRVTYNSIVRYYSAVNKVDKAIGWMRDMVVSGHGVATSSTYTKSSYVYRTSVIISCYPSLNYLTYIQTSI